One genomic region from Syngnathus typhle isolate RoL2023-S1 ecotype Sweden linkage group LG17, RoL_Styp_1.0, whole genome shotgun sequence encodes:
- the LOC133170367 gene encoding protein tweety homolog 2-like isoform X9 produces MATASLNYVAPWWIYWLHNLPHLDLSLKPVDSTFRPEQEDYQQSVVVLACVGAVGLSLSLVLLVLFLVCSRICRRDAHKDVKRPERTRCATWSAVVTALIVCCAVAVGFYGNSETNDGVHRFTYSISNANRTLGGIDSLSAGSLRSAQTGVQRHLERLDEILAARADYLQALHFVRLMVNNVIRELNALPNVDKANMGLTAAAAHATFVEYYRWLTYLLLLILELLICLAVCLGMTKQSRRLLVMMMALAVLSVILSWTSLGASWATAVGTADFCVSPDKFIVNRSKEFLSADIANYYLFCSPNLPNPFQQSLTVSQRSLTTMQIQIQGLLQFSMPAFPTAEGSLFHAERPVRHPALVECQRIQSAPADSLARLSRTAQGLPGRPNGRMLRWRGRPPLPGFVLPAGGVRALCHAVCHLASVDANRQQRQRI; encoded by the exons TCTGTAGTGGTCCTGGCCTGTGTGGGAGCGGTGGGCCTCAGTCTGAGCCTGGTGCTTTTGGTTCTCTTCTTGGTCTGCTCGCGTATCTGCCGCAGGGACGCGCACAAAGACGTCAAAAGGCCCGAGAGGACCCGCTGCGCGACGTGGTCGGCTGTCGTCACCGCTCTCATCGTATG TTGTGCTGTGGCAGTGGGTTTCTATGGAAACAGTGAGACCAACGATGGCGTGCACCGGTTCACCTATTCCATCTCCAACGCCAATCGGACTTTGGGCGGCATCGACAGCCTG TCGGCGGGCTCTCTAAGAAGTGCGCAAACGGGCGTCCAGCGGCACCTGGAGCGTCTGGATGAGATCTTGGCCGCACGGGCCGACTACCTTCAGGCTCTGCACTTCGTGCGGCTGATGGTGAACAACGTCATCCGGGAGCTAAATGCCCTGCCCAACGTCGACAAAGCCAACATGGGGCTGACGGCCGCCGCGGCCCACGCCACCTTCGTTGAGTATTACAG ATGGCTGACCTACCTGCTCCTGCTGATCTTAGAACTGCTCATCTGTCTGGCCGTCTGTTTGGGGATGACCAAGCAGTCTCGGAGGCTGCTCGTCAT GATGATGGCCTTGGCCGTGCTGTCTGTGATCCTGAGCTGGACCTCACTGGGAGCCAGCTGGGCTACAGCTGTG GGCACCGCCGACTTCTGCGTGTCTCCCGACAAGTTTATCGTCAACCGAAGCAAAGAATTCCTCAGTGCGG ATATTGCTAACTATTATTTGTTCTGCAGTCCGAATCTACCCAACCCCTTCCAAcag TCGCTGACGGTCTCCCAGCGCTCGCTGACCACCATGCAGATCCAGATCCAGGGTTTGCTGCAGTTCTCCATGCCCGCCTTCCCCACCGCCGAG GGCTCTTTGTTTCACGCAGAGAGACCTGTTAGGCATCCAGCGCTTGTTGAATGCCAGCGAATTCAATCTGCACCAGCTGACAGCCTTGCTCGATTGTCGCGGACTGCACAAG GACTACCTGGACGGCCTAATGGGCGTATGCTACGATGGCGTGGAAGGCCTCCTCTACCTGGCTTTGTTCTCCCTGCTGGCGGCGTGCGCGCTCTCTGCCATGCTGTGTGCCATTTGGCAAGTGTGGACGCTAATCGGCAGCAG AGACAAAGAATATGA
- the LOC133170367 gene encoding protein tweety homolog 2-like isoform X5 — MATASLNYVAPWWIYWLHNLPHLDLSLKPVDSTFRPEQEDYQQSVVVLACVGAVGLSLSLVLLVLFLVCSRICRRDAHKDVKRPERTRCATWSAVVTALIVCCAVAVGFYGNSETNDGVHRFTYSISNANRTLGGIDSLMADLPAPADLRTAHLSGRLFGDDQAVSEAARHDDGLGRAVCDPELDLTGSQLGYSCGHRRLLRVSRQVYRQPKQRIPQCGPNLPNPFQQSLTVSQRSLTTMQIQIQGLLQFSMPAFPTAEGSLFHAERPVRHPALVECQRIQSAPADSLARLSRTAQGLPGRPNGRMLRWRGRPPLPGFVLPAGGVRALCHAVCHLASVDANRQQVSVTGDKEYDDIDEEDPFNPQARRMSYNARRSNIHSFCSYTSSAGSQASIHPSPQADAAVPPAPEYMNQSMLFGGSPRYENVPLICRGSPPPSYSPGTRTTYLSTTEVQIR; from the exons TCTGTAGTGGTCCTGGCCTGTGTGGGAGCGGTGGGCCTCAGTCTGAGCCTGGTGCTTTTGGTTCTCTTCTTGGTCTGCTCGCGTATCTGCCGCAGGGACGCGCACAAAGACGTCAAAAGGCCCGAGAGGACCCGCTGCGCGACGTGGTCGGCTGTCGTCACCGCTCTCATCGTATG TTGTGCTGTGGCAGTGGGTTTCTATGGAAACAGTGAGACCAACGATGGCGTGCACCGGTTCACCTATTCCATCTCCAACGCCAATCGGACTTTGGGCGGCATCGACAGCCTG ATGGCTGACCTACCTGCTCCTGCTGATCTTAGAACTGCTCATCTGTCTGGCCGTCTGTTTGGGGATGACCAAGCAGTCTCGGAGGCTGCTCGTCAT GATGATGGCCTTGGCCGTGCTGTCTGTGATCCTGAGCTGGACCTCACTGGGAGCCAGCTGGGCTACAGCTGTG GGCACCGCCGACTTCTGCGTGTCTCCCGACAAGTTTATCGTCAACCGAAGCAAAGAATTCCTCAGTGCGG TCCGAATCTACCCAACCCCTTCCAAcag TCGCTGACGGTCTCCCAGCGCTCGCTGACCACCATGCAGATCCAGATCCAGGGTTTGCTGCAGTTCTCCATGCCCGCCTTCCCCACCGCCGAG GGCTCTTTGTTTCACGCAGAGAGACCTGTTAGGCATCCAGCGCTTGTTGAATGCCAGCGAATTCAATCTGCACCAGCTGACAGCCTTGCTCGATTGTCGCGGACTGCACAAG GACTACCTGGACGGCCTAATGGGCGTATGCTACGATGGCGTGGAAGGCCTCCTCTACCTGGCTTTGTTCTCCCTGCTGGCGGCGTGCGCGCTCTCTGCCATGCTGTGTGCCATTTGGCAAGTGTGGACGCTAATCGGCAGCAGGTCAGCGTCACCGG AGACAAAGAATATGACGACATAGACGAGGAGGACCCGTTCAACCCTCAAGCGCGCCGCATGTCCTATAACGCCAGGAGGTCCAACATCCACAGCTTCTGCAGCTACACCAGCAGTGCCGGCAGCCAGGCCAGCATCCATCCTTCGCCTCAGGCGGACGCCGCTGTGCCACCCGCCCCAGAATACAT GAATCAGTCCATGCTGTTTGGCGGGAGCCCTCGGTACGAGAACGTCCCGTTGATATGCAGAGGATCCCCGCCCCCGTCG TACTCACCCGGTACGAGGACAACTTACCTGTCCACAACCGAAGTCCAGATCCGATGA
- the LOC133170367 gene encoding protein tweety homolog 2-like isoform X3, protein MATASLNYVAPWWIYWLHNLPHLDLSLKPVDSTFRPEQEDYQQSVVVLACVGAVGLSLSLVLLVLFLVCSRICRRDAHKDVKRPERTRCATWSAVVTALIVCCAVAVGFYGNSETNDGVHRFTYSISNANRTLGGIDSLSAGSLRSAQTGVQRHLERLDEILAARADYLQALHFVRLMVNNVIRELNALPNVDKANMGLTAAAAHATFVEYYRWLTYLLLLILELLICLAVCLGMTKQSRRLLVMMMALAVLSVILSWTSLGASWATAVSESTQPLPTVADGLPALADHHADPDPGFAAVLHARLPHRRERPVRHPALVECQRIQSAPADSLARLSRTAQGLPGRPNGRMLRWRGRPPLPGFVLPAGGVRALCHAVCHLASVDANRQQVSVTGDKEYDDIDEEDPFNPQARRMSYNARRSNIHSFCSYTSSAGSQASIHPSPQADAAVPPAPEYMNQSMLFGGSPRYENVPLICRGSPPPSYSPGTRTTYLSTTEVQIR, encoded by the exons TCTGTAGTGGTCCTGGCCTGTGTGGGAGCGGTGGGCCTCAGTCTGAGCCTGGTGCTTTTGGTTCTCTTCTTGGTCTGCTCGCGTATCTGCCGCAGGGACGCGCACAAAGACGTCAAAAGGCCCGAGAGGACCCGCTGCGCGACGTGGTCGGCTGTCGTCACCGCTCTCATCGTATG TTGTGCTGTGGCAGTGGGTTTCTATGGAAACAGTGAGACCAACGATGGCGTGCACCGGTTCACCTATTCCATCTCCAACGCCAATCGGACTTTGGGCGGCATCGACAGCCTG TCGGCGGGCTCTCTAAGAAGTGCGCAAACGGGCGTCCAGCGGCACCTGGAGCGTCTGGATGAGATCTTGGCCGCACGGGCCGACTACCTTCAGGCTCTGCACTTCGTGCGGCTGATGGTGAACAACGTCATCCGGGAGCTAAATGCCCTGCCCAACGTCGACAAAGCCAACATGGGGCTGACGGCCGCCGCGGCCCACGCCACCTTCGTTGAGTATTACAG ATGGCTGACCTACCTGCTCCTGCTGATCTTAGAACTGCTCATCTGTCTGGCCGTCTGTTTGGGGATGACCAAGCAGTCTCGGAGGCTGCTCGTCAT GATGATGGCCTTGGCCGTGCTGTCTGTGATCCTGAGCTGGACCTCACTGGGAGCCAGCTGGGCTACAGCTGTG TCCGAATCTACCCAACCCCTTCCAAcag TCGCTGACGGTCTCCCAGCGCTCGCTGACCACCATGCAGATCCAGATCCAGGGTTTGCTGCAGTTCTCCATGCCCGCCTTCCCCACCGCCGAG AGAGACCTGTTAGGCATCCAGCGCTTGTTGAATGCCAGCGAATTCAATCTGCACCAGCTGACAGCCTTGCTCGATTGTCGCGGACTGCACAAG GACTACCTGGACGGCCTAATGGGCGTATGCTACGATGGCGTGGAAGGCCTCCTCTACCTGGCTTTGTTCTCCCTGCTGGCGGCGTGCGCGCTCTCTGCCATGCTGTGTGCCATTTGGCAAGTGTGGACGCTAATCGGCAGCAGGTCAGCGTCACCGG AGACAAAGAATATGACGACATAGACGAGGAGGACCCGTTCAACCCTCAAGCGCGCCGCATGTCCTATAACGCCAGGAGGTCCAACATCCACAGCTTCTGCAGCTACACCAGCAGTGCCGGCAGCCAGGCCAGCATCCATCCTTCGCCTCAGGCGGACGCCGCTGTGCCACCCGCCCCAGAATACAT GAATCAGTCCATGCTGTTTGGCGGGAGCCCTCGGTACGAGAACGTCCCGTTGATATGCAGAGGATCCCCGCCCCCGTCG TACTCACCCGGTACGAGGACAACTTACCTGTCCACAACCGAAGTCCAGATCCGATGA
- the LOC133170367 gene encoding protein tweety homolog 2-like isoform X1 encodes MATASLNYVAPWWIYWLHNLPHLDLSLKPVDSTFRPEQEDYQQSVVVLACVGAVGLSLSLVLLVLFLVCSRICRRDAHKDVKRPERTRCATWSAVVTALIVCCAVAVGFYGNSETNDGVHRFTYSISNANRTLGGIDSLSAGSLRSAQTGVQRHLERLDEILAARADYLQALHFVRLMVNNVIRELNALPNVDKANMGLTAAAAHATFVEYYRWLTYLLLLILELLICLAVCLGMTKQSRRLLVMMMALAVLSVILSWTSLGASWATAVGTADFCVSPDKFIVNRSKEFLSADIANYYLFCSPNLPNPFQQSLTVSQRSLTTMQIQIQGLLQFSMPAFPTAEGSLFHAERPVRHPALVECQRIQSAPADSLARLSRTAQGLPGRPNGRMLRWRGRPPLPGFVLPAGGVRALCHAVCHLASVDANRQQVSVTGDKEYDDIDEEDPFNPQARRMSYNARRSNIHSFCSYTSSAGSQASIHPSPQADAAVPPAPEYMNQSMLFGGSPRYENVPLICRGSPPPSYSPGTRTTYLSTTEVQIR; translated from the exons TCTGTAGTGGTCCTGGCCTGTGTGGGAGCGGTGGGCCTCAGTCTGAGCCTGGTGCTTTTGGTTCTCTTCTTGGTCTGCTCGCGTATCTGCCGCAGGGACGCGCACAAAGACGTCAAAAGGCCCGAGAGGACCCGCTGCGCGACGTGGTCGGCTGTCGTCACCGCTCTCATCGTATG TTGTGCTGTGGCAGTGGGTTTCTATGGAAACAGTGAGACCAACGATGGCGTGCACCGGTTCACCTATTCCATCTCCAACGCCAATCGGACTTTGGGCGGCATCGACAGCCTG TCGGCGGGCTCTCTAAGAAGTGCGCAAACGGGCGTCCAGCGGCACCTGGAGCGTCTGGATGAGATCTTGGCCGCACGGGCCGACTACCTTCAGGCTCTGCACTTCGTGCGGCTGATGGTGAACAACGTCATCCGGGAGCTAAATGCCCTGCCCAACGTCGACAAAGCCAACATGGGGCTGACGGCCGCCGCGGCCCACGCCACCTTCGTTGAGTATTACAG ATGGCTGACCTACCTGCTCCTGCTGATCTTAGAACTGCTCATCTGTCTGGCCGTCTGTTTGGGGATGACCAAGCAGTCTCGGAGGCTGCTCGTCAT GATGATGGCCTTGGCCGTGCTGTCTGTGATCCTGAGCTGGACCTCACTGGGAGCCAGCTGGGCTACAGCTGTG GGCACCGCCGACTTCTGCGTGTCTCCCGACAAGTTTATCGTCAACCGAAGCAAAGAATTCCTCAGTGCGG ATATTGCTAACTATTATTTGTTCTGCAGTCCGAATCTACCCAACCCCTTCCAAcag TCGCTGACGGTCTCCCAGCGCTCGCTGACCACCATGCAGATCCAGATCCAGGGTTTGCTGCAGTTCTCCATGCCCGCCTTCCCCACCGCCGAG GGCTCTTTGTTTCACGCAGAGAGACCTGTTAGGCATCCAGCGCTTGTTGAATGCCAGCGAATTCAATCTGCACCAGCTGACAGCCTTGCTCGATTGTCGCGGACTGCACAAG GACTACCTGGACGGCCTAATGGGCGTATGCTACGATGGCGTGGAAGGCCTCCTCTACCTGGCTTTGTTCTCCCTGCTGGCGGCGTGCGCGCTCTCTGCCATGCTGTGTGCCATTTGGCAAGTGTGGACGCTAATCGGCAGCAGGTCAGCGTCACCGG AGACAAAGAATATGACGACATAGACGAGGAGGACCCGTTCAACCCTCAAGCGCGCCGCATGTCCTATAACGCCAGGAGGTCCAACATCCACAGCTTCTGCAGCTACACCAGCAGTGCCGGCAGCCAGGCCAGCATCCATCCTTCGCCTCAGGCGGACGCCGCTGTGCCACCCGCCCCAGAATACAT GAATCAGTCCATGCTGTTTGGCGGGAGCCCTCGGTACGAGAACGTCCCGTTGATATGCAGAGGATCCCCGCCCCCGTCG TACTCACCCGGTACGAGGACAACTTACCTGTCCACAACCGAAGTCCAGATCCGATGA
- the LOC133170367 gene encoding protein tweety homolog 2-like isoform X8: MATASLNYVAPWWIYWLHNLPHLDLSLKPVDSTFRPEQEDYQQSVVVLACVGAVGLSLSLVLLVLFLVCSRICRRDAHKDVKRPERTRCATWSAVVTALIVCCAVAVGFYGNSETNDGVHRFTYSISNANRTLGGIDSLSAGSLRSAQTGVQRHLERLDEILAARADYLQALHFVRLMVNNVIRELNALPNVDKANMGLTAAAAHATFVEYYRWLTYLLLLILELLICLAVCLGMTKQSRRLLVMMMALAVLSVILSWTSLGASWATAVGTADFCVSPDKFIVNRSKEFLSADIANYYLFCSPNLPNPFQQSLTVSQRSLTTMQIQIQGLLQFSMPAFPTAERDLLGIQRLLNASEFNLHQLTALLDCRGLHKDYLDGLMGVCYDGVEGLLYLALFSLLAACALSAMLCAIWQVWTLIGSRSASPETKNMTT, encoded by the exons TCTGTAGTGGTCCTGGCCTGTGTGGGAGCGGTGGGCCTCAGTCTGAGCCTGGTGCTTTTGGTTCTCTTCTTGGTCTGCTCGCGTATCTGCCGCAGGGACGCGCACAAAGACGTCAAAAGGCCCGAGAGGACCCGCTGCGCGACGTGGTCGGCTGTCGTCACCGCTCTCATCGTATG TTGTGCTGTGGCAGTGGGTTTCTATGGAAACAGTGAGACCAACGATGGCGTGCACCGGTTCACCTATTCCATCTCCAACGCCAATCGGACTTTGGGCGGCATCGACAGCCTG TCGGCGGGCTCTCTAAGAAGTGCGCAAACGGGCGTCCAGCGGCACCTGGAGCGTCTGGATGAGATCTTGGCCGCACGGGCCGACTACCTTCAGGCTCTGCACTTCGTGCGGCTGATGGTGAACAACGTCATCCGGGAGCTAAATGCCCTGCCCAACGTCGACAAAGCCAACATGGGGCTGACGGCCGCCGCGGCCCACGCCACCTTCGTTGAGTATTACAG ATGGCTGACCTACCTGCTCCTGCTGATCTTAGAACTGCTCATCTGTCTGGCCGTCTGTTTGGGGATGACCAAGCAGTCTCGGAGGCTGCTCGTCAT GATGATGGCCTTGGCCGTGCTGTCTGTGATCCTGAGCTGGACCTCACTGGGAGCCAGCTGGGCTACAGCTGTG GGCACCGCCGACTTCTGCGTGTCTCCCGACAAGTTTATCGTCAACCGAAGCAAAGAATTCCTCAGTGCGG ATATTGCTAACTATTATTTGTTCTGCAGTCCGAATCTACCCAACCCCTTCCAAcag TCGCTGACGGTCTCCCAGCGCTCGCTGACCACCATGCAGATCCAGATCCAGGGTTTGCTGCAGTTCTCCATGCCCGCCTTCCCCACCGCCGAG AGAGACCTGTTAGGCATCCAGCGCTTGTTGAATGCCAGCGAATTCAATCTGCACCAGCTGACAGCCTTGCTCGATTGTCGCGGACTGCACAAG GACTACCTGGACGGCCTAATGGGCGTATGCTACGATGGCGTGGAAGGCCTCCTCTACCTGGCTTTGTTCTCCCTGCTGGCGGCGTGCGCGCTCTCTGCCATGCTGTGTGCCATTTGGCAAGTGTGGACGCTAATCGGCAGCAGGTCAGCGTCACCGG AGACAAAGAATATGACGACATAG
- the LOC133170367 gene encoding protein tweety homolog 2-like isoform X6: protein MATASLNYVAPWWIYWLHNLPHLDLSLKPVDSTFRPEQEDYQQSVVVLACVGAVGLSLSLVLLVLFLVCSRICRRDAHKDVKRPERTRCATWSAVVTALIVCCAVAVGFYGNSETNDGVHRFTYSISNANRTLGGIDSLMADLPAPADLRTAHLSGRLFGDDQAVSEAARHDDGLGRAVCDPELDLTGSQLGYSCGHRRLLRVSRQVYRQPKQRIPQCGPNLPNPFQQSLTVSQRSLTTMQIQIQGLLQFSMPAFPTAERDLLGIQRLLNASEFNLHQLTALLDCRGLHKDYLDGLMGVCYDGVEGLLYLALFSLLAACALSAMLCAIWQVWTLIGSRDKEYDDIDEEDPFNPQARRMSYNARRSNIHSFCSYTSSAGSQASIHPSPQADAAVPPAPEYMNQSMLFGGSPRYENVPLICRGSPPPSYSPGTRTTYLSTTEVQIR from the exons TCTGTAGTGGTCCTGGCCTGTGTGGGAGCGGTGGGCCTCAGTCTGAGCCTGGTGCTTTTGGTTCTCTTCTTGGTCTGCTCGCGTATCTGCCGCAGGGACGCGCACAAAGACGTCAAAAGGCCCGAGAGGACCCGCTGCGCGACGTGGTCGGCTGTCGTCACCGCTCTCATCGTATG TTGTGCTGTGGCAGTGGGTTTCTATGGAAACAGTGAGACCAACGATGGCGTGCACCGGTTCACCTATTCCATCTCCAACGCCAATCGGACTTTGGGCGGCATCGACAGCCTG ATGGCTGACCTACCTGCTCCTGCTGATCTTAGAACTGCTCATCTGTCTGGCCGTCTGTTTGGGGATGACCAAGCAGTCTCGGAGGCTGCTCGTCAT GATGATGGCCTTGGCCGTGCTGTCTGTGATCCTGAGCTGGACCTCACTGGGAGCCAGCTGGGCTACAGCTGTG GGCACCGCCGACTTCTGCGTGTCTCCCGACAAGTTTATCGTCAACCGAAGCAAAGAATTCCTCAGTGCGG TCCGAATCTACCCAACCCCTTCCAAcag TCGCTGACGGTCTCCCAGCGCTCGCTGACCACCATGCAGATCCAGATCCAGGGTTTGCTGCAGTTCTCCATGCCCGCCTTCCCCACCGCCGAG AGAGACCTGTTAGGCATCCAGCGCTTGTTGAATGCCAGCGAATTCAATCTGCACCAGCTGACAGCCTTGCTCGATTGTCGCGGACTGCACAAG GACTACCTGGACGGCCTAATGGGCGTATGCTACGATGGCGTGGAAGGCCTCCTCTACCTGGCTTTGTTCTCCCTGCTGGCGGCGTGCGCGCTCTCTGCCATGCTGTGTGCCATTTGGCAAGTGTGGACGCTAATCGGCAGCAG AGACAAAGAATATGACGACATAGACGAGGAGGACCCGTTCAACCCTCAAGCGCGCCGCATGTCCTATAACGCCAGGAGGTCCAACATCCACAGCTTCTGCAGCTACACCAGCAGTGCCGGCAGCCAGGCCAGCATCCATCCTTCGCCTCAGGCGGACGCCGCTGTGCCACCCGCCCCAGAATACAT GAATCAGTCCATGCTGTTTGGCGGGAGCCCTCGGTACGAGAACGTCCCGTTGATATGCAGAGGATCCCCGCCCCCGTCG TACTCACCCGGTACGAGGACAACTTACCTGTCCACAACCGAAGTCCAGATCCGATGA
- the LOC133170367 gene encoding protein tweety homolog 2-like isoform X2 translates to MATASLNYVAPWWIYWLHNLPHLDLSLKPVDSTFRPEQEDYQQSVVVLACVGAVGLSLSLVLLVLFLVCSRICRRDAHKDVKRPERTRCATWSAVVTALIVCCAVAVGFYGNSETNDGVHRFTYSISNANRTLGGIDSLSAGSLRSAQTGVQRHLERLDEILAARADYLQALHFVRLMVNNVIRELNALPNVDKANMGLTAAAAHATFVEYYRWLTYLLLLILELLICLAVCLGMTKQSRRLLVMMMALAVLSVILSWTSLGASWATAVGTADFCVSPDKFIVNRSKEFLSADIANYYLFCSPNLPNPFQQSLTVSQRSLTTMQIQIQGLLQFSMPAFPTAERDLLGIQRLLNASEFNLHQLTALLDCRGLHKDYLDGLMGVCYDGVEGLLYLALFSLLAACALSAMLCAIWQVWTLIGSRDKEYDDIDEEDPFNPQARRMSYNARRSNIHSFCSYTSSAGSQASIHPSPQADAAVPPAPEYMNQSMLFGGSPRYENVPLICRGSPPPSYSPGTRTTYLSTTEVQIR, encoded by the exons TCTGTAGTGGTCCTGGCCTGTGTGGGAGCGGTGGGCCTCAGTCTGAGCCTGGTGCTTTTGGTTCTCTTCTTGGTCTGCTCGCGTATCTGCCGCAGGGACGCGCACAAAGACGTCAAAAGGCCCGAGAGGACCCGCTGCGCGACGTGGTCGGCTGTCGTCACCGCTCTCATCGTATG TTGTGCTGTGGCAGTGGGTTTCTATGGAAACAGTGAGACCAACGATGGCGTGCACCGGTTCACCTATTCCATCTCCAACGCCAATCGGACTTTGGGCGGCATCGACAGCCTG TCGGCGGGCTCTCTAAGAAGTGCGCAAACGGGCGTCCAGCGGCACCTGGAGCGTCTGGATGAGATCTTGGCCGCACGGGCCGACTACCTTCAGGCTCTGCACTTCGTGCGGCTGATGGTGAACAACGTCATCCGGGAGCTAAATGCCCTGCCCAACGTCGACAAAGCCAACATGGGGCTGACGGCCGCCGCGGCCCACGCCACCTTCGTTGAGTATTACAG ATGGCTGACCTACCTGCTCCTGCTGATCTTAGAACTGCTCATCTGTCTGGCCGTCTGTTTGGGGATGACCAAGCAGTCTCGGAGGCTGCTCGTCAT GATGATGGCCTTGGCCGTGCTGTCTGTGATCCTGAGCTGGACCTCACTGGGAGCCAGCTGGGCTACAGCTGTG GGCACCGCCGACTTCTGCGTGTCTCCCGACAAGTTTATCGTCAACCGAAGCAAAGAATTCCTCAGTGCGG ATATTGCTAACTATTATTTGTTCTGCAGTCCGAATCTACCCAACCCCTTCCAAcag TCGCTGACGGTCTCCCAGCGCTCGCTGACCACCATGCAGATCCAGATCCAGGGTTTGCTGCAGTTCTCCATGCCCGCCTTCCCCACCGCCGAG AGAGACCTGTTAGGCATCCAGCGCTTGTTGAATGCCAGCGAATTCAATCTGCACCAGCTGACAGCCTTGCTCGATTGTCGCGGACTGCACAAG GACTACCTGGACGGCCTAATGGGCGTATGCTACGATGGCGTGGAAGGCCTCCTCTACCTGGCTTTGTTCTCCCTGCTGGCGGCGTGCGCGCTCTCTGCCATGCTGTGTGCCATTTGGCAAGTGTGGACGCTAATCGGCAGCAG AGACAAAGAATATGACGACATAGACGAGGAGGACCCGTTCAACCCTCAAGCGCGCCGCATGTCCTATAACGCCAGGAGGTCCAACATCCACAGCTTCTGCAGCTACACCAGCAGTGCCGGCAGCCAGGCCAGCATCCATCCTTCGCCTCAGGCGGACGCCGCTGTGCCACCCGCCCCAGAATACAT GAATCAGTCCATGCTGTTTGGCGGGAGCCCTCGGTACGAGAACGTCCCGTTGATATGCAGAGGATCCCCGCCCCCGTCG TACTCACCCGGTACGAGGACAACTTACCTGTCCACAACCGAAGTCCAGATCCGATGA
- the LOC133170367 gene encoding protein tweety homolog 2-like isoform X4 — MWLHGGSTGCTICLTLTCRSSLWTAPLDPSRKTTSSCAVAVGFYGNSETNDGVHRFTYSISNANRTLGGIDSLSAGSLRSAQTGVQRHLERLDEILAARADYLQALHFVRLMVNNVIRELNALPNVDKANMGLTAAAAHATFVEYYRWLTYLLLLILELLICLAVCLGMTKQSRRLLVMMMALAVLSVILSWTSLGASWATAVGTADFCVSPDKFIVNRSKEFLSADIANYYLFCSPNLPNPFQQSLTVSQRSLTTMQIQIQGLLQFSMPAFPTAEGSLFHAERPVRHPALVECQRIQSAPADSLARLSRTAQGLPGRPNGRMLRWRGRPPLPGFVLPAGGVRALCHAVCHLASVDANRQQVSVTGDKEYDDIDEEDPFNPQARRMSYNARRSNIHSFCSYTSSAGSQASIHPSPQADAAVPPAPEYMNQSMLFGGSPRYENVPLICRGSPPPSYSPGTRTTYLSTTEVQIR; from the exons TTGTGCTGTGGCAGTGGGTTTCTATGGAAACAGTGAGACCAACGATGGCGTGCACCGGTTCACCTATTCCATCTCCAACGCCAATCGGACTTTGGGCGGCATCGACAGCCTG TCGGCGGGCTCTCTAAGAAGTGCGCAAACGGGCGTCCAGCGGCACCTGGAGCGTCTGGATGAGATCTTGGCCGCACGGGCCGACTACCTTCAGGCTCTGCACTTCGTGCGGCTGATGGTGAACAACGTCATCCGGGAGCTAAATGCCCTGCCCAACGTCGACAAAGCCAACATGGGGCTGACGGCCGCCGCGGCCCACGCCACCTTCGTTGAGTATTACAG ATGGCTGACCTACCTGCTCCTGCTGATCTTAGAACTGCTCATCTGTCTGGCCGTCTGTTTGGGGATGACCAAGCAGTCTCGGAGGCTGCTCGTCAT GATGATGGCCTTGGCCGTGCTGTCTGTGATCCTGAGCTGGACCTCACTGGGAGCCAGCTGGGCTACAGCTGTG GGCACCGCCGACTTCTGCGTGTCTCCCGACAAGTTTATCGTCAACCGAAGCAAAGAATTCCTCAGTGCGG ATATTGCTAACTATTATTTGTTCTGCAGTCCGAATCTACCCAACCCCTTCCAAcag TCGCTGACGGTCTCCCAGCGCTCGCTGACCACCATGCAGATCCAGATCCAGGGTTTGCTGCAGTTCTCCATGCCCGCCTTCCCCACCGCCGAG GGCTCTTTGTTTCACGCAGAGAGACCTGTTAGGCATCCAGCGCTTGTTGAATGCCAGCGAATTCAATCTGCACCAGCTGACAGCCTTGCTCGATTGTCGCGGACTGCACAAG GACTACCTGGACGGCCTAATGGGCGTATGCTACGATGGCGTGGAAGGCCTCCTCTACCTGGCTTTGTTCTCCCTGCTGGCGGCGTGCGCGCTCTCTGCCATGCTGTGTGCCATTTGGCAAGTGTGGACGCTAATCGGCAGCAGGTCAGCGTCACCGG AGACAAAGAATATGACGACATAGACGAGGAGGACCCGTTCAACCCTCAAGCGCGCCGCATGTCCTATAACGCCAGGAGGTCCAACATCCACAGCTTCTGCAGCTACACCAGCAGTGCCGGCAGCCAGGCCAGCATCCATCCTTCGCCTCAGGCGGACGCCGCTGTGCCACCCGCCCCAGAATACAT GAATCAGTCCATGCTGTTTGGCGGGAGCCCTCGGTACGAGAACGTCCCGTTGATATGCAGAGGATCCCCGCCCCCGTCG TACTCACCCGGTACGAGGACAACTTACCTGTCCACAACCGAAGTCCAGATCCGATGA